A segment of the Epinephelus fuscoguttatus linkage group LG23, E.fuscoguttatus.final_Chr_v1 genome:
GTGGCtcaataaaagcaaacaaacctgGATTAAGaagatattttgaaatttttatACAAAGATGTTGttaagatattaaaaataaGCTTTACAGAATTTGAAAAATCACATTCGGTATTTTAAGATGtcatcataaaacatgtttaaaggtCATATAAATACATAACTTGCACAGAGTGAACCAGGAAGTGAAAGTTGGAACAGCGAGGAACTAAAAAACGATTTCACACCCACTTTGGTTCAGGTTTGATTTCCTTCAGTTAAACAGTATCTTTAGGCGATCTTGCACCATCCTGCACCAACAATAGGAAGTGTCTTTTCATCACAGCATTATCGTACCGAACTCTTTCACAGATACAAAGCTctggctgtatttttttttttagatgtacTGTACTATGGTCTTTTCTCTTTCACTGTTTCCTCAACATGTTTCCTGAGTTAAAACACTacatctcaaaaaaaaaaaaaaaaacagcatctcACGTTtccagactgaatatttactcAACTGAAACTCTTTGGTGTTTtattaaagataaaaacatggAGGATTTTCTCTCTCTAAACGTGCTGTCAGCAAATCAGCAGTGATGACGATGAATTTTTCTTTGTTAGACTAAAGTTTGTAGTTACAGGACCTGTGTAACCAGGGGACTTCATGTGATTCAGAAATAACTCCCCaggtctgtgtttgtgcagcaCATTCGCACAGGATCAGTTAAATCTGTATTTTACTCAGATTCACTGACATTTTCTCGAGGATATGATGCCCACACTCAATTTAACTCCACTACACAACACAGAAATATGACGAAGCACAACCAGTGGTCATGTACGGTGTTAACCTCCGTTTTAGGCCTCTGTGCCGGCGACAGCTGAGGCATATTTGTCCATCCATCCTGTTCTTGTAAACacgaacaccttgagggaatttcttaaaatttggcacaaacttccactCGGACTTTAATGATGATctgttagattttggtggtcaaaagtaaTAGTCAGTGTGACCGTGTCTGCCTCATTCTTGTGAGCACAATTTCTCAGgaccagattttttttcaaatttggcacaaacagttttggtggttgaaggtcaaaggtcactgtaacaTTGCGCCTGCCTCATTTTCGGGTCCTTGAGGGTatttcctcagatttggcacaaacgtccacatggACTTAAGAATTAACTGATacgaatttggtggtcaaaggttgaaggtcagtgtgacctcccaaaacatgttttgagaaTTCATTTGCTAATtgtgacaaaacttcacacaaatgtctaacaggataaaataatgatgtgatgacattttatatccaaaaggtcaaaggtcaacttcactttgacatcataatattctgcaaaaaaaagcttttctggctattattaaacgtcatatctcaggaacagaaggggagacatttgactTGACAAATTACGGACATGGCAGATTAACACAGGCTTAAACTCACAGACGACCTTGGATATTACTACAAATCACAGGAAGTCCCCAGTTAATACTGTTCGTGTATGAACAGGGCTATCAGATAAGAAACAAGAACAGATTTGGTCATTTCTTTACAGTCATGAAAGAGACATGGGGAACTGTTCACATGATATATTTGTAAACTGAAAAATTTTAATGTAGGAAATGCAGACGTGTTactattttttgcactttgcagCCACTGTATTTAGCTGTCTGTTAAATCCCACCGGACGATTGGGTATGTGCACTCAAGAGGGAGAAGTGAACAGTTTTGGTATCACTCAGTATTTTTACGTTCAGTGGGGCAAGTCTTTTGGTGTCTGTATTTGCATATTTGTGTGCCGAGCAGTTTCTAACTTTGACACGATTTGCAGGCGTCATCACAACTAATCTGGTGGCAGCTCGTCAAGAGAGGAAATCTTCCATGTGGCGTCTTTAAGACTGTGGCACTAACATGCGTGTGAGTGAGAAAGACACACAATGAAAGAGGTTTATAAAGTGCTTTGTCAGAGATATTTTGTGTATAACCAAACATTCCAACTTTTTAATACAAATAAAACTTTCAgacttttaattaatttaatttgttttgttttttcttatgtgtttttgtgttaatTGTTGGTGTGTTTCATCAGAGGTTGTCGTATagctgacatgtttcagatctCTACTGACTCTGACAGAATGACTGGCAACTGAACATGAAGATTAACTGTTCAATTTACACCAGAGAGAATGACGGAAATACTGTCCAACCGAGAAAGTAATAAATCCGATCTTGGTTTCAGCCATTCAGTTTTTAATCAAATATACCCCAATTGTTGAGTCCTAAAATTATAAACCATAGGCTTTGATTTTTGTCTTTGCAGGCTTAATATTTTGTAATTGTAGTCATATTTATATCTTTTAAATTAAGTAAATTTACTCCGAAGTCTGGTCGGGTTTGTAGATGAATAATTCAGCATGTCTACTGCTTAATTTATATAATAGTATCTGGATTATTAGAAGAATGAGACTCTTAACGCTCAATAATGAAACACAAGCACAAGCtgtttttttagatttaaagaattcatttttattaaatgtaaaaattcaTCATATTTTAGCAAAAACTTTTAAGAAAACACCCTTTAGTTGCTGTAAATGTATGCATTAACAGGGTAAATGTTCTTGTTACTTATGAATTTACAAATCCAGAGACACATCAACAAAATGTTCTCACACAGGAAATAAACAAGAATACAAACTAACAccaaatgacaaacacattttacagaTTATTTATATGGCATTGTTGAAAATagagtttacaaagtgctttgacaaacaaagcaaagcagAAGCAACAAACCCAGAGGCAATATAACAATAGGAGCCAAACAATAATGCTGAACTAAAGCCAGACATAAAATAAGGTAGAATGAAACAAGGATTAAAGgcccactgtgtaaaatgggttgaaaacagtgacatcagtggtcaaattctagattgcagggctcactcgctcacccctcccgtcgggtaaatgacggtggccttgtagggacaaaaagccttgcgcacgactttttcaggagtaggtctatctctatcaatgaggtgaatatttatttagaaatctaaaccatgttacgatattgtaatgaatccctcacgagcaggagaccagaggagcgttcgggaaaaaggcctgtttatttgagcactccaaaaactccggtaacactccagggggtaaaagactccgtcccaaactctgactcttctagcgtaacagacacacttcatacacacatactcgtttaccataccgagtgggaccccctcccctctctgctccaccaatctccagcccgcacactgactgacagcgtagcctgtaaacagagctcagctgtttatttagcctagcaatatctccggactatagtagctgcaatggacgactttgaacgcgattttgaagagtttcttgtagcggacacagacccagagccatacctgtttgagccggagcatacagatgaggaactccatgtgtttgatgctgagcgggtgagaagagaggctgaatgcacagaatgggattcggtgctactgctaccatcattggggagacatatcaccaggaggaaaagcaccgcagagagtgcatcacaaggagtgaagttgcgtcttcttttcctcgcagatgacggttcaggttcattctctcctgttgcgtggtaagtgtggtccattcgcaaactttataactaaaaaaacttttcactactctctatcaacgaactactaacactctgctgtttcctcctccttcgtccttccttccgctgtcttcgttggttcatttatacacgcgcaacgcgttctctggctggctggattgtccgctcgggctaccgtacatacatggcggcgcaagatggcgacctctctaaagcaaggcccttgatatagatatatatatatatatatatatatatatatatataaaagcgtaattataaggctacgaaaaccaaacgaattttattttatagcgatcatacacttgtataaacatattaatgggtagaagattcagattcagattgacaataaaccatgccaaatattacacactggccctttaagagaACATATTAGGAAGAAGACAGATGATAATGGGAaatagagataaaaaaaaaaaaaatcacaatcacCAAAACCACTAAAactaaatacaataaaaaaaagaatcaaattagtaaacacaaaatattaataaaaataagcAGGATCAAAAAGAATAACAAGATACgtaaaaaataaatccaaaaaaaTTGAAAGGGAATTTTAGACACTGTCTCTATAAGTCTATCTACATGAGCTCACACAGCTCAGCAGTGTCTCCATTGACAcccctgacttcctgttttacATGAGGCATGATTTGAAACAAtcacacaggtacacacttTCTGCATTTgataaaatcacacacaaaatcaacaacacCAGCCACCCGTGTCAAATCACTTTGTCCCTGTAAAGCATACATACCTGCACCTGCATTCATGTCCTCCATAAGTTAATATGTTTCTTGGATATTACCCTGTCCTCTGCCTCTTCAATGACTACTTGAGTTTACAGAACTCAGCAGTGTCTCCATTAGAACCACCAAGAAAAAGTCCAGCATAGAGCGGCTCAGTGAAtgtggtctggactctgtggaggagagtcATTGTTTGAGAGACGCTGTAGAAAGACAGAATACCTGCACTGTGATCCAGGTACACTCCTATTCTGGAGGATTTAGGTCCTGAGATGCTGATTGAGTGGCTGTCATGTCTGAAGGTATAACTATTGTCACAATATAGTGCCCAAGACTTCTCATTGAATCCAAAtacatgtacattaaaatcccctgatctGCCAATACTCTTGTAGGCGACTGCTACTCCAGCTTTCCTgctcctctccacctcccagtaacaacGTCCAGTCAGATCATCTTTACTCAAGACCTGAGGTATGTGAATGAATCTGTCTGGATGCTGAGAATATGGTGGATTTTTGTAATTATATGTTATTTTTCTGTTCCCCTCTGATAAAACCATGAAgttgtttgctgtgtttggatCCAGCGTGATTTCACGTGAGTATTGTAAGAGCTCAGCTCTGGTCATGGGCTCTGCTAAAGGCAGTTTCTCAGTAAGGATGGTCTGCATTTTATCTCTGGCTGCTGTCACAGCTGCCATCACATCCTCAAAGTACTGCAGACAGTAGATGTTTGGTCTTGGTGACTCTGTGGACTCAGTAAGTTTTGACAGTGAGGGGTAACTGTAAAGAAACTGGATGTGGTCCTCCGTGTGTGAGAGCTGATCCAGCTCAGCGTCCTTCCTCCTTAACTCTGTGATCTCCTGGTCCAGCTTCTCCTGAAGCTCTTTGACTCGACTCACTTCAGTTTTCTGCAGAGATCTGATCTTCTGCTTCACATCAGAGCGTCTTTTCTCAATGAGATGTATCAACTCAGTAAAAATCTTCTCACTGTCCTCCGCTGCTTTATCAGCAGAGGAATCGATATCCTTCATCTCCTGCTGAAGCACCTtcacatctttctctctgtcctggATTCTCTGCTGGATTTTTTGCCGACTTTCACCAAGCTCCTTCTGCCTCTCAGTccgctctgctgcagctgacactGTGTCGTGGCCTTTATGTTCATCCATTGAGCAGAGAATGCAGATACACTGCTGATCAGTGCGGCAGAAAA
Coding sequences within it:
- the LOC125884168 gene encoding tripartite motif-containing protein 16-like, whose translation is MAQQGKKADEVKFCCSICLDLLKDPVTISCGHNYCMSCIKAHWDEEDDKNIYTCPQCRQTFYLRPVLVKNTMLAELIEERRKTEAAPADHCYARPGDVACDFCTGRKLKAFKSCLVCLASYCEQHLQPHYESPTFKKHKLTEASLKLQENICSRHDEVMKIFCRTDQQCICILCSMDEHKGHDTVSAAAERTERQKELGESRQKIQQRIQDREKDVKVLQQEMKDIDSSADKAAEDSEKIFTELIHLIEKRRSDVKQKIRSLQKTEVSRVKELQEKLDQEITELRRKDAELDQLSHTEDHIQFLYSYPSLSKLTESTESPRPNIYCLQYFEDVMAAVTAARDKMQTILTEKLPLAEPMTRAELLQYSREITLDPNTANNFMVLSEGNRKITYNYKNPPYSQHPDRFIHIPQVLSKDDLTGRCYWEVERSRKAGVAVAYKSIGRSGDFNVHVFGFNEKSWALYCDNSYTFRHDSHSISISGPKSSRIGVYLDHSAGILSFYSVSQTMTLLHRVQTTFTEPLYAGLFLGGSNGDTAEFCKLK